From Drosophila suzukii chromosome 2R, CBGP_Dsuzu_IsoJpt1.0, whole genome shotgun sequence, a single genomic window includes:
- the vimar gene encoding GTPase-GDP dissociation stimulator vimar isoform X1 — protein MFWKTVKSYLYGPAAEIDELIEKLKTTSVSSANTTDLLCEISATKDPKLFDKHELADCFLGLTKCEDTNVRKEAAKCIAEITKSEVQRKKFTKRDIIAAFLECLRHVPTPDGSMELPIQICRALGNICYLNDEARDLILELEGDAVLLRLLDIATIEDEANAAQFIKVRGGLLSNYLLGGEGLAKRAMELGVMKKLQGIIDSGAANVEQHEDLLLNTLPLLSILTENVADLNFDSSLNIQLSRILAASTNPDLAEMCLELLHYQAESDEVKLILAKDGLCETIYNLLEKYKTLASTSEARALMKLACELIVLILTGDESMHYLYTTPLLKNMVDWLDSTDIDLLTTGVLALGNFARTDSHCIYFVEQQTMNKLLEVLAKNNGVKDDVRLQHALLSALRNLVIPKPNKNAVIQAGLVQTILPMLEIHQPPVVFKLLGTLRMTVDGQEKLALELLKNKTLIEQLVHWSKSSDYAGVTGESLRLMAWLIKHAYLSKIAYALPRKGDAPAEQIADRIPLTQDYDRSSLSEFLANEGTVEAMVSMLTAQHLVMQNEALIALCILSVVYLSQANEAAQAQRLQDELVKCEVGKKLAELISKSSDTMTKEIVENLQNCVNLLKSSEQLVAHLEQHNINELLKSIPILTEYCTL, from the exons CCGAAATCGACGAGCTCATCGAGAAGCTAAAGACGACCAGCGTCAGTTCGGCGAACACGACGGATCTACTCTGCGAGATCTCGGCCACGAAGGATCCCAAACTGTTCGACAAGCATGAGCTGGCGGACTGCTTCCTGGGCCTGACCAAGTGCGAAGATACCAATGTGCGCAAGGAGGCGGCCAAGTGCATCGCGGAGATCACCAAGTCGGAGGTGCAGCGCAAGAAGTTCACCAAGCGCGACATAATCGCCGCCTTTCTCGAGTGCCTGCGTCACGTGCCGACGCCCGATGGCAGTATGGAGCTGCCCATACAGATATGTCGGGCTCTGGGGAACATCTGCTACTTAAACGACGAGGCCAGGGATCTCATCCTGGAGCTGGAGGGCGATGCTGTCCTGCTGCGTCTGCTGGACATCGCCACCATCGAGGACGAGGCCAATGCGGCGCAGTTTATCAAGGTTCGGGGTGGCCTGCTGTCCAACTATCTGCTTGGAGGCGAGGGCCTGGCTAAGCGGGCCATGGAGCTGGGCGTGATGAAGAAGCTGCAGGGTATCATCGATTCCGGAGCGGCCAATGTGGAACAGCACGAGGATCTGCTGCTCAACACGCTTCCTTTGCTTAGCATACTCACCGAGAACGTGGCAGATCTGAACTTCGATTCCTCACTGAACATCCAACTGTCGCGCATTCTGGCTGCTTCCACAAATCCCGATCTGGCCGAGATGTGCCTGGAGCTGCTGCATTACCAGGCGGAGAGTGATGAGGTCAAGCTGATTCTGGCCAAGGACGGTCTGTGCGAGACCATCTACAACCTGCTGGAGAAGTACAAGACTCTGGCCAGCACAAGTGAGGCCAGGGCGCTAATGAAGCTCGCCTGCGAGCTCATCGTTTTAATCCTCACTGGTG ACGAATCAATGCACTATCTGTATACGACCCCCCTGCTGAAGAACATGGTCGACTGGCTGGACTCGACTGACATTGATCTACTGACCACCGGCGTGCTGGCCCTGGGCAACTTTGCGCGCACCGATAGCCACTGCATCTACTTTGTGGAGCAGCAGACCATGAACAAGCTGCTAGAAGTTCTGGCCAAAAACAACGGCGTCAAGGACGATGTGCGTCTGCAGCATGCTCTCCTCTCCGCTTTGCGCAACCTGGTTATCCCGAAGCCAAACAAGAACGCAGTGATCCAGGCGGGCCTGGTGCAAACCATCTTGCCGATGTTGGAGATCCATCAGCCACCAGTCGTCTTCAAGCTGCTGGGCACGCTTCGCATGACGGTCGACGGGCAGG AGAAACTCGCCTTGGAGCTGCTGAAGAACAAGACTCTGATCGAGCAGCTGGTGCACTGGAGCAAATCTTCCGACTACGCGGGCGTCACCGGGGAGTCGCTGCGCCTCATGGCCTGGCTAATTAAGCACGCCTACCTCAGCAAGATCGCCTACGCCCTGCCGCGCAAGGGCGACGCACCCGCCGAACAGATTGCCGACAGGATTCCGCTCACCCAGGACTACGATCGCAGTAGCCTGAGCGAGTTCCTCGCCAACGAGGGCACCGTGGAGGCCATGGTCAGCATGCTCACTGCCCAGCACCTGGTGATGCAGAACGAAGCGCTGATTGCCCTGTGCATTCTGTCCGTGGTCTACCTGTCGCAGGCTAACGAGGCGGCGCAGGCTCAGCGGCTGCAGGACGAGCTGGTCAAGTGCGAGGTGGGCAAGAAGCTGGCCGAGCTCATCAGCAAGTCGTCGGACACCATGACCAAGGAGATAGTCGAGAACCTCCAGAACTGCGTCAACCTCCTCAAGTCTTCCGAGCAGCTGGTGGCGCATCTGGAGCAGCACAACATCAACGAGCTGCTGAAGTCTATACCCATTCTCACCGAATACTGCACCTTGTAA
- the Cyp6u1 gene encoding probable cytochrome P450 6u1, whose product MELMHRALLTALGALSVFYALVKISLGYWKRRGILHEKPKFLWGNIKGVVGGKRHAQDALLDIYATYKGRAPFVGFYACLKPFILVLDLKLVHQIIFTDAGHFTSRGLYSNSGGEPLSANLLQLDGNKWRTLHAKSAEVFTTTNMQKLLPRLAQISTRIQSDLGKMDQQTCNISELVGAYNVDVMASMAFGLGGQDHQEFAKWSSRYWANFKLWQAYLALEFPLIAQLLRYKSYAEPAMAYFQKVALSQLQEQRRKDRQPLQTFLQLYSNADQPLGDAEIAAQAFGFLLAGLGPLNATLGFCLYELARHPELQDRARREIKKTLDRHGGQVTPEFLRDLRFTKQVLNETLRLHTPHPFLLRRATKEFELPGSVFVIARGNNVLIPTAAIHRDPEIYPEPERFDPDRFEEEAKLSRPQASFLPFGDGLRGCIAARFAEQQLLVGLVALLKEHRYAPCAETTVPMAYDNRRLLLAPKSDIKLSVEWKD is encoded by the exons ATGGAGCTGATGCACCGAGCCCTGCTCACCGCCCTGGGTGCACTGTCCGTGTTCTACGCCCTGGTCAAGATCAGCCTGGGCTACTGGAAGCGACGGGGGATCCTGCACGAGAAGCCCAAGTTCCTGTGGGGCAACATCAAGGGCGTGGTGGGCGGCAAACGGCATGCCCAGGACGCCCTGCTGGACATCTACGCCACCTACAAGGGCAGGGCGCCCTTTGTGGGCTTTTACGCCTGCCTTAAGCCCTTCATCTTGGTGCTCGACCTGAAGCTAGTCCACCAAATAATCTTCACTGATGCGGGGCACTTCACTTCGCGCGGTCTCTACAGTAATTCCGGCGGAGAGCCGCTGTCGGCTAATCTACTTCAGCTGGATGGTAACAAATGGCGAACACTCCACGCCAAATCCGCAGAGGTTTTTACAACGACCAACATGCAAAAGCTATTACCCAGGCTGGCGCAGATCTCCACCAGAATTCAGAGCGATCTGGGCAAAATGGACCAGCAAACATGCAACATAAGCGAGTTGGTGGGTGCCTACAATGTGGATGTGATGGCTTCAATGGCCTTTGGACTGGGAGGCCAGGATCACCAAGAGTTTGCCAAGTGGTCGAGCCGCTACTGGGCAAACTTTAAGCTGTGGCAGGCGTACCTGGCGCTGGAGTTCCCGCTCATCGCTCAGCTGCTAAGGTACAAAAGCTACGCTGAGCCTGCTATGGCTTACTTCCAAAAAGTGGCCCTGTCGCAGTTGCAGGAGCAACGGCGGAAGGATCGCCAGCCCCTGCAGACGTTCCTGCAGCTTTACTCCAACGCGGATCAGCCGCTGGGCGACGCCGAGATTGCGGCCCAGGCATTTGGTTTCCTACTAGCGGGCTTGGGCCCCCTAAACGCCACCCTGGGTTTCTGCCTCTACGAGTTGGCCCGCCATCCGGAGCTGCAGGATCGAGCTCGACGCGAGATTAAAAAGACACTGGATCGGCATGGTGGCCAGGTGACGCCCGAGTTCCTAAGGGACCTGCGGTTTACGAAGCAAGTCCTAAACG AAACGCTCCGTCTGCACACTCCACATCCCTTCCTGCTGCGCCGTGCTACCAAAGAATTCGAGCTGCCCGGATCGGTGTTCGTTATTGCCAGAGGCAACAATGTGCTGATACCCACGGCAGCTATACACAGGGATCCGGAGATATACCCAGAACCCGAGCGCTTTGATCCGGATCGGTTCGAGGAAGAGGCCAAGTTATCCCGGCCGCAGGCTTCATTTCTGCCCTTCGGCGATGGCCTGCGAGGATGCATTGCCGCCAGGTTCGCAGAGCAGCAGCTGCTGGTGGGTCTGGTGGCTCTGCTGAAGGAGCACAGATATGCCCCCTGTGCGGAGACCACGGTTCCCATGGCCTACGACAACCGGAGACTGCTGCTGGCGCCCAAATCGGACATCAAACTCAGTGTGGAATGGAAGGACTAG
- the Ufsp1 gene encoding probable Ufm1-specific protease 1: MASENCDADVGDSTLASLKIAPKDYEYPLLEDPHTILAPPTEGGETLTTRGGFTYFHYGCDGQQDAGWGCGYRTLQSAISWIHRRRGCGDHVPSIWEIQQILVALGDKGPKFQGSRDWIGTLEEFYVIDVLHQLPCKIVHARELSSLEILAQIRSYFEKYQGFIAMGGLSDTSSKAITGYHRSAEDRVFLQVVDPHFVGVPSSGQQLIDQGFVRWVPVDEFPASTYNLCLILQP, from the exons ATGGCTTCGGAAAACTGTGATGCGGATGTGGGAGATTCCACTCTGGCGTCCTTGAAAATTGCGCCAAAGGACTATGAATACCCGCTTTTGGAGGATCCGCATACCATCCTGGCCCCGCCCACTGAGGGCGGAGAGACCCTAACGACCCGCGGTGGCTTCACCTATTTCCACTACGGATGCGATGGCCAACAGGATGCGGGCTGGGGCTGTGGCTACCGCACTCTGCAATCGGCCATATCCTGGATCCACCGGCGACGTGGCTGTGGTGACCATGTGCCCTCCATCTGGGAGATTCAGCAGATCCTCGTGGCCCTGGGCGACAAGGGACCGAAGTTCCAGGGCTCGCGCGACTGGATCGGCACGCTGGAAGAGTTCTATGTGATTGATGTGCTGCACCAGCTGCCCTGCAAGATTGTGCACGCCAGGGAGCTCAGCTCGCTGGAGATCCTCGCCCAGATTCGCAGCTATTTCGAAAAGTACCAGGGCTTCATTGCCATGGGCGGGCTGAGCGACACATCCTCTAAGGCCATCACGGGCTATCATCGCAGTGCCGAGGACCGCGTCTTCTTGCAGGTGGTG GATCCCCATTTCGTAGGCGTGCCCAGCTCCGGACAGCAGTTAATCGATCAGGGCTTCGTCCGTTGGGTGCCAGTCGACGAGTTTCCCGCCAGCACGTACAACCTTTGCCTCATTTTGCAGCCGTAG
- the vimar gene encoding GTPase-GDP dissociation stimulator vimar isoform X2, whose translation MATEIDELIEKLKTTSVSSANTTDLLCEISATKDPKLFDKHELADCFLGLTKCEDTNVRKEAAKCIAEITKSEVQRKKFTKRDIIAAFLECLRHVPTPDGSMELPIQICRALGNICYLNDEARDLILELEGDAVLLRLLDIATIEDEANAAQFIKVRGGLLSNYLLGGEGLAKRAMELGVMKKLQGIIDSGAANVEQHEDLLLNTLPLLSILTENVADLNFDSSLNIQLSRILAASTNPDLAEMCLELLHYQAESDEVKLILAKDGLCETIYNLLEKYKTLASTSEARALMKLACELIVLILTGDESMHYLYTTPLLKNMVDWLDSTDIDLLTTGVLALGNFARTDSHCIYFVEQQTMNKLLEVLAKNNGVKDDVRLQHALLSALRNLVIPKPNKNAVIQAGLVQTILPMLEIHQPPVVFKLLGTLRMTVDGQEKLALELLKNKTLIEQLVHWSKSSDYAGVTGESLRLMAWLIKHAYLSKIAYALPRKGDAPAEQIADRIPLTQDYDRSSLSEFLANEGTVEAMVSMLTAQHLVMQNEALIALCILSVVYLSQANEAAQAQRLQDELVKCEVGKKLAELISKSSDTMTKEIVENLQNCVNLLKSSEQLVAHLEQHNINELLKSIPILTEYCTL comes from the exons CCGAAATCGACGAGCTCATCGAGAAGCTAAAGACGACCAGCGTCAGTTCGGCGAACACGACGGATCTACTCTGCGAGATCTCGGCCACGAAGGATCCCAAACTGTTCGACAAGCATGAGCTGGCGGACTGCTTCCTGGGCCTGACCAAGTGCGAAGATACCAATGTGCGCAAGGAGGCGGCCAAGTGCATCGCGGAGATCACCAAGTCGGAGGTGCAGCGCAAGAAGTTCACCAAGCGCGACATAATCGCCGCCTTTCTCGAGTGCCTGCGTCACGTGCCGACGCCCGATGGCAGTATGGAGCTGCCCATACAGATATGTCGGGCTCTGGGGAACATCTGCTACTTAAACGACGAGGCCAGGGATCTCATCCTGGAGCTGGAGGGCGATGCTGTCCTGCTGCGTCTGCTGGACATCGCCACCATCGAGGACGAGGCCAATGCGGCGCAGTTTATCAAGGTTCGGGGTGGCCTGCTGTCCAACTATCTGCTTGGAGGCGAGGGCCTGGCTAAGCGGGCCATGGAGCTGGGCGTGATGAAGAAGCTGCAGGGTATCATCGATTCCGGAGCGGCCAATGTGGAACAGCACGAGGATCTGCTGCTCAACACGCTTCCTTTGCTTAGCATACTCACCGAGAACGTGGCAGATCTGAACTTCGATTCCTCACTGAACATCCAACTGTCGCGCATTCTGGCTGCTTCCACAAATCCCGATCTGGCCGAGATGTGCCTGGAGCTGCTGCATTACCAGGCGGAGAGTGATGAGGTCAAGCTGATTCTGGCCAAGGACGGTCTGTGCGAGACCATCTACAACCTGCTGGAGAAGTACAAGACTCTGGCCAGCACAAGTGAGGCCAGGGCGCTAATGAAGCTCGCCTGCGAGCTCATCGTTTTAATCCTCACTGGTG ACGAATCAATGCACTATCTGTATACGACCCCCCTGCTGAAGAACATGGTCGACTGGCTGGACTCGACTGACATTGATCTACTGACCACCGGCGTGCTGGCCCTGGGCAACTTTGCGCGCACCGATAGCCACTGCATCTACTTTGTGGAGCAGCAGACCATGAACAAGCTGCTAGAAGTTCTGGCCAAAAACAACGGCGTCAAGGACGATGTGCGTCTGCAGCATGCTCTCCTCTCCGCTTTGCGCAACCTGGTTATCCCGAAGCCAAACAAGAACGCAGTGATCCAGGCGGGCCTGGTGCAAACCATCTTGCCGATGTTGGAGATCCATCAGCCACCAGTCGTCTTCAAGCTGCTGGGCACGCTTCGCATGACGGTCGACGGGCAGG AGAAACTCGCCTTGGAGCTGCTGAAGAACAAGACTCTGATCGAGCAGCTGGTGCACTGGAGCAAATCTTCCGACTACGCGGGCGTCACCGGGGAGTCGCTGCGCCTCATGGCCTGGCTAATTAAGCACGCCTACCTCAGCAAGATCGCCTACGCCCTGCCGCGCAAGGGCGACGCACCCGCCGAACAGATTGCCGACAGGATTCCGCTCACCCAGGACTACGATCGCAGTAGCCTGAGCGAGTTCCTCGCCAACGAGGGCACCGTGGAGGCCATGGTCAGCATGCTCACTGCCCAGCACCTGGTGATGCAGAACGAAGCGCTGATTGCCCTGTGCATTCTGTCCGTGGTCTACCTGTCGCAGGCTAACGAGGCGGCGCAGGCTCAGCGGCTGCAGGACGAGCTGGTCAAGTGCGAGGTGGGCAAGAAGCTGGCCGAGCTCATCAGCAAGTCGTCGGACACCATGACCAAGGAGATAGTCGAGAACCTCCAGAACTGCGTCAACCTCCTCAAGTCTTCCGAGCAGCTGGTGGCGCATCTGGAGCAGCACAACATCAACGAGCTGCTGAAGTCTATACCCATTCTCACCGAATACTGCACCTTGTAA